The Venturia canescens isolate UGA chromosome 4, ASM1945775v1, whole genome shotgun sequence genomic interval cttTCCCAGGATGAAATTCCGGACGActgtattcattttattagtcttcttacattattttatattttcgcaTTGATTTCATCTGGACGAATACCATGATCTCATTCGTACGGTTTTAGGACGACTAGACAGCCTTTGTTTTCCAATGTTGAAACTTTCGGGATCGGAGGCTTCTAAAATTTGTGTCAAAGAGATAAATATGACCTTTCGATGTTCCTTTCTCCGTCCTTGATCAGTACGTCGTAAAACGCCCTTTGCAGATTCGCCTTAGGAATGATCTTGGGTGTCTCCTCTTGCACATCAGCACCCGAGTCGGATTGCAATCGTGGACGAAGCGAGCCTCttcttgtcttttttttctccaaattatcCATTTTTTTGATATAAAGGAAGATTTCTGAAGTATTTATTCCTCTCTTCTCTATGACACTCGATGAaacttcgaaattttcgatataCTAATTTTGGTGTTATGCGATTCAGATGTTTGTAAAGCTGTCGCAAACACATTCAGGCTGATGGATACTCAGATGTGGGTTCAAAATGGTTTGaagattttattaaaaaagatTAACGAATCCTCAGGATAATCGAATTAGGCCGTATCTCCCGAAAAGATAGACCGAGGTGTTTCTGTTTCTTTCGGTGACGTTACGTCCGAACTATGTGAATCGGACAATAGGCATTGCGGAATATTCAAATCTGTTGGTACATCTTGATGTTTTAGTATACGTAAAGCACTCGATTCTTCGCTTTCACCTTTCCACATCGAATCTTCGCATTCCATTCCTATTTGCATTATTTTAGCTGATAATGCATCGCCCTCCGAAATGTTAGATAATTCATCCGTGTCCTCAGCTTCGATACTGGAATAATCTCCGATCGAAGGAACCTCGATTATTCTCTGCTTTTCCAAAATCTTCATCAAAACGTGAAGTTCATTCTCGAAGTAGCTGCAGCAAGATGTGCCAACAGTATCTTCTTCGCCAACAATATCGAGATGCTGAAATATCAAATTAATCATTCTACCGAATGGAATAGTGCTCAGGCCAATTGAGTGCGCACTGcgtgaatgtaaaaaaataacaattgttACAATACATACTTGATCAATTCCGTCGACGTAACATTTAGCAGTGTCCAATAGTTCGGCGAGTTTTTTGACCCGCCAACGATTTTCCTTCCACTCTTTAAGCATATCTTCCGTCTTTTTCTTAACTATTTCAATGTTTTGCTCCAAAACGCGTCCTCTTAACTGCGTATCCACAGATTTGTCAAACAGAGTTCGAACGATTTGGTCTTTAGTAGCTTTGTGCGCTTTCTCACGACAGATTTTTCCATGTAACAAACTCATGCTGTAATGATCCTCAGCCAAATGATCGATCAAACGATTTTGCACCAGAAGTTTGTTCATAGCGATTCGAGCTTCGGATTGAAAGAGTGATGAATGTATACGCAGGTTGCGCTCTTTCTCACTGTGCTCCTTCATTTTAACGTCCAATTCTTCACATACTTTGTACATTGCATCCAGCTCCAAATTTAAAGTTATATTCTCTCTAACTGCCCGATGAGTTGCGT includes:
- the LOC122409162 gene encoding cilia- and flagella-associated protein 157 isoform X1; its protein translation is MPKKKKKGPDKEKKAKKKSILNERETVSYEQQISDNNKQLTRLRLRNEHLEAQVDTLKNKLKELEEDRSDVVAHLRRILQQRTEEAHELNDRLLAMEELRKDEQVAFKKKEDAMQLEYNTMETNLSAEVKLAAGKLSSLEDWRLARTDLMRKFEIQEEQMAEQEKRHKETLYKAEKSLVIGKAKMQKEMEERLNALAQNFRQATNLRIADATHRAVRENITLNLELDAMYKVCEELDVKMKEHSEKERNLRIHSSLFQSEARIAMNKLLVQNRLIDHLAEDHYSMSLLHGKICREKAHKATKDQIVRTLFDKSVDTQLRGRVLEQNIEIVKKKTEDMLKEWKENRWRVKKLAELLDTAKCYVDGIDQHLDIVGEEDTVGTSCCSYFENELHVLMKILEKQRIIEVPSIGDYSSIEAEDTDELSNISEGDALSAKIMQIGMECEDSMWKGESEESSALRILKHQDVPTDLNIPQCLLSDSHSSDVTSPKETETPRSIFSGDTA